The following proteins are encoded in a genomic region of Alosa alosa isolate M-15738 ecotype Scorff River chromosome 10, AALO_Geno_1.1, whole genome shotgun sequence:
- the arl8ba gene encoding ADP-ribosylation factor-like protein 8B-A, whose product MLALINRLLDWFKSLFWKEEMELTLVGLQYSGKTTFVNVIASGQFSEDMIPTVGFNMRKVTKGNVTIKIWDIGGQPRFRSMWERYCRGVNAIVYMVDAADREKVEASRNELHNLLDKPQLQGIPVLVLGNKRDLPSALDEKELIEKMNLAAIQDREICCYSISCKEKDNIDITLQWLIQHSKSRRS is encoded by the exons ATGTTGGCTCTAATTAATCGTCTTTTGGACTGGTTTAAGTCCCTTTTCTGGAAGGAAGAGATGGAGTTGACTTTAGTCGGACTTCAGTATTCGGGGAAAACAACATTCGTCAATGTGATTGCT TCGGGTCAGTTCAGTGAAGACATGATACCTACTGTTGGCTTCAACATGAGGAAGGTCACAAAAGGAAATGTAACTATTAAG ATTTGGGATATAGGAGGGCAGCCACGGTTCCGCAGCATGTGGGAGCGGTACTGCAGAGGAGTCAATGCAATAGT GTACATGGTGGATGCTGCAGATCGAGAGAAGGTAGAAGCATCCAGGAATGAGCTCCACAATCTTCTAGACAAACCTCAGTTACAAGGAATTCCA GTATTGGTGCTCGGTAATAAGAGAGATCTACCTAGTGCCCTGGATGAGAAAGAGCTCATTGAGAAGAT GAATTTGGCAGCTATACAGGACAGGGAGATCTGCTGCTACTCTATTTCATGCAAAGAGAAAGACAATATAG ATATCACGCTGCAGTGGCTGATCCAGCACTCAAAGTCACGAAGGAGCTGA
- the edem1 gene encoding ER degradation-enhancing alpha-mannosidase-like protein 1, whose translation MQWRSIVLGLLFLRLALSCVLWLAFGLGPSWGFNFPIKFNFNLHKIELLRDGDRTSSMTNTWSQKTYDTLDNLGKTCSKVGENSPKKSYLSFFEDGRDEYDRKYSSFPDTLKAEMKGLAKDMFYYGYDNYMKYAFPADELNPIDCQGRGPDVFNPSNININDVLGNYSLTLIDTLDTLLILGNVSEFHKAVKLVIDTVSFDKDSTVQVFEANIRILGSLISAHILLTDPHHPFGDVSLEDYDNELLHMAHDLAVRLLPAFENTGTGIPYPRVNLKKGVPPDSVNETCTAGAGSLLVEFGILSRLIGDSTFEWVARRAVRALWSLRSNETGLLGNVVNIQTGQWVSKQSGLGAGMDSFYEYLLKSYILFGEKEDYRMFSAAYESIQSHLRRGREACNEGEGDPPLYVNVNMFNGQIMNTWIDSLQAFFPGLQVLNGDVENAICLHAFYYAIWKRFGALPERYNWQLQAPDVLFYPLRPELVESTYLLYQATKNPFYLHVGMDILQSLEKNTKVKCGYATLHHVVDKSKEDRMESFFLSETCKYLYLLFDEDNPLHDSESRYIFTTEGHVVPIEPRFRERTWSHLQSSDEPCDEEPDHHHPANTSNCDRIPEERRFSLPLKSIYMRQIDHMVGLS comes from the exons ATGCAATGGAGGTCAATAGTGCTGGGTTTGCTTTTCTTAAGACTGGCTCTCAGTTGTGTTTTATGGCTCGCGTTTGGGTTGGGACCTAGCTGGGGGTTTAACTTCCCCATCAAATTCAATTTTAATTTGCACAAAATCGAACTTCTGAGGGATGGCGACAGAACATCCTCAATGACCAATACATGGTCACAGAAGACGTATGACACTCTGGATAATCTAGGGAAGACCTGCTCGAAGGTTGGAGAAAATTCTCCCAAAAAATCTTATCTTAGTTTCTTTGAAGATGGCAGAGACGAATATGATAGGAAGTATAGCTCCTTCCCGGACACTCTCAAGGCCGAAATGAAAGGTTTAGCAAAAGACATGTTCTACTATGGATATGACAATTACATGAAATATGCATTTCCAGCAGATGAACTTAATCCGATTGACTGTCAAGGAAGGGGACCTGATGTTTTCAACCC gtccaacatcaacatcaacgaTGTTCTGGGAAACTACTCTTTGACCCTTATTGATACATTGGATACGTTGCTG ATTCTTGGAAATGTGTCCGAGTTCCACAAAGCTGTCAAACTGGTGATTGACACTGTGTCCTTCGACAAAGACTCAACTGTGCAAGTGTTTGAGGCCAACATAAG GATTCTGGGCAGTCTGATCTCAGCTCACATCCTCCTGACAGACCCACACCACCCCTTTGGAGATGTGAGCCTGGAGGACTACGACAACGAGCTCCTGCATATGGCCCATGATCTGGCTGTGCGACTGCTTCCAGCCTTtgagaacactggcacaggcaTCCCCTATCCCCGG GTGAACCTGAAGAAGGGCGTTCCCCCCGACAGCGTGAACGAGACGTGCACTGCAGGAGCGGGGTCTTTGCTGGTAGAGTTTGGCATCCTCAGTCGCCTGATCGGAGACTCCACCTTTGAGTGGGTGGCCAGGCGGGCAGTGCGTGCGCTCTGGAGCCTGAGGAGCAATGAAACAGGCCTGCTGG GTAATGTGGTGAATATCCAGACAGGCCAGTGGGTCAGCAAGCAGAGTGGCTTGGGGGCCGGGATGGACTCCTTCTATGAGTACCTGCTCAAGTCCTACATCCTGTTTGGGGAGAAGGAGGACTACCGCATGTTCAGCGCAGCCTACGAGAGTATTCAGAGCCACCTCAGGAGGGG GAGGGAAGCGTGCAATGAGGGGGAGGGGGACCCGCCTCTATACGTCAATGTGAACATGTTCAACGGCCAGATCATGAACACCTGGATCGACTCCCTACAGGCCTTCTTCCCAGGCCTTCAG GTGTTGAATGGTGATGTGGAAAATGCCATCTGCTTGCATGCCTTCTATTACGCCATCTGGAAGCGCTTCGGAGCACTACCAGAACGGTACAACTGGCAGCTGCAAGCCCCCGACGTGCTTTTCTACCCCCTCCGGCCTGAGTTGGTGGAGTCCACCTACCTGCTCTACCAG GCAACAAAGAACCCCTTTTACTTGCATGTAGGAATGGATATCCTCCAAAGCCTTGAAAAGAATACCAAAGTCAA GTGTGGCTATGCTACTCTGCACCACGTGGTGGACAAATCCAAAGAGGACCGCATGGAGAGCTTCTTCCTCAGTGAGACCTGCAAATACCTTTACCTG CTCTTTGATGAGGACAACCCACTGCACGACTCAGAGAGCCGCTACATCTTCACCACAGAGGGCCACGTGGTGCCCATCGAGCCGCGCTTCCGCGAGCGCACCTGGAGCCACCTGCAGTCCTCTGATGAGCCTTGTGACGAAGAGCCTGACCATCATCACCCTGCCAACACCAGCAAT TGCGACCGGATCCCTGAAGAACGACGCTTCAGCCTGCCTCTCAAAAGCATCTACATGAGGCAGATCGACCACATGGTTGGCCTGTCCTAA
- the gnat1 gene encoding guanine nucleotide-binding protein G(t) subunit alpha-1 has translation MGAGGSAEDKHSRELEKKLKEDADKDARTVKLLLLGAGESGKSTIVKQMKIIHKDGYSLEECLEFIVIIYSNTLQSIMAVVKAMNTLNIGYGDTAAADDARKLMHLADTIEEGTMPKEMADIILRLWKDTGIQACFDRASEYQLNDSAGYYLNDLERLVQPGYVPTEQDVLRSRVKTTGIIETTFSFKDLHFRMFDVGGQRSERKKWIHCFEGVTCIIFIAALSAYDMVLVEDDEVNRMHESLHLFNSICNHRYFAATSIVLFLNKKDVFVEKIKKSHLSMCFPEYDGPNTFEDAGNYIKMQFLDLNLRRDIKEIYSHMTCATDTQNVKFVFDAVTDIIIKENLKDCGLF, from the exons ATGGGGGCTGGAGGCAGTGCTGAGGACAAGCACTCCAGGGAGCTGGAGAAGAAGCTGAAGGAGGATGCCGACAAGGACGCCAGGACAGtcaagctgctgctgctgg GTGCTGGTGAATCAGGCAAGAGCACCATTGTCAAACAGATGAA AATTATCCACAAAGATGGTTACTCCCTGGAAGAGTGCTTGGAGTTCATTGTCATCATCTACAGCAACACGCTACAGTCCATCATGGCCGTTGTGAAGGCCATGAACACCCTCAACATCGGCTATGGAGACACTGCAGCAGCA GATGATGCCAGGAAGCTGATGCACTTGGCTGACACCATTGAGGAGGGAACAATGCCTAAGGAGATGGCCGATATCATCTTGAGGCTCTGGAAGGACACTGGGATCCAGGCATGCTTCGACAGGGCATCTGAGTACCAACTGAACGACTCTGCTGGATA ctaccTAAATGACCTGGAGCGGTTAGTGCAGCCTGGCTATGTTCCCACTGAGCAGGATGTGCTGCGTTCTCGAGTAAAGACCACTGGTATCATTGAGACCACGTTCTCCTTCAAGGACCTTCATTTCAG gATGTTTGATGTGGGTGGCCAGCGCTCGGAGAGGAAGAAGTGGATCCACTGCTTCGAAGGTGTGACCTGCATCATCTTCATTGCTGCTCTCAGTGCTTACGACATGGTGCTGGTGGAGGATGATGAAGTG AACCGAATGCACGAATCCCTCCACCTGTTCAACAGTATTTGCAACCACCGTTACTTTGCCGCCACCTCCATTGTACTCTTTCTGAACAAGAAAGATGTCTTCGTGGAGAAGATCAAGAAGTCCCATCTCAGCATGTGCTTCCCTGAGTATGATG GTCCCAATACCTTTGAGGATGCTGGTAACTACATCAAGATGCAGTTCCTGGACCTCAACCTGCGGCGAGACATCAAGGAGATCTACTCCCACATGACCTgcgccacagacacacagaacgTCAAGTTTGTGTTTGATGCCGTCACCGACATCATCATCAAAGAGAACCTCAAGGATTGCGGTCTCTTCTAA